The proteins below come from a single Streptomyces tubercidicus genomic window:
- a CDS encoding nitrilase-related carbon-nitrogen hydrolase, whose amino-acid sequence MADVVRAALVQATWTGDTESMIAKHEEYARAAAAQGAKVIGFQEVFNAPYFCQVQEPEHYRWAEPVPDGPTVRRMQALARETGMVIVVPVFEVEQSGFYYNTAAVIDADGTVLGTYRKHHIPQVKGFWEKYYFKPGNVGWPVFDTAVGKIGVYICYDRHFPEGWRQLGLNGAQLVYNPSATSRGLSAYLWQLEQPAAAVANEYFIAAINRVGVEEYGDNDFYGTSYFVDPRGQFVGDVASDSKEELVIRDLDFALIDEVRQQWAFYRDRRPDAYDGLVQP is encoded by the coding sequence ATGGCCGATGTTGTGCGTGCCGCACTGGTCCAGGCGACCTGGACCGGCGACACCGAATCGATGATCGCGAAGCATGAGGAGTACGCCCGAGCGGCCGCCGCGCAGGGCGCGAAGGTGATCGGCTTCCAGGAAGTCTTCAACGCCCCGTACTTCTGCCAGGTCCAGGAGCCCGAGCACTACCGCTGGGCCGAGCCGGTGCCCGACGGGCCGACCGTCCGGCGGATGCAGGCCCTGGCCCGCGAGACCGGCATGGTCATCGTCGTCCCCGTCTTCGAGGTCGAACAGTCCGGCTTCTACTACAACACCGCGGCCGTCATCGACGCCGACGGCACGGTCCTGGGCACCTACCGCAAGCACCACATCCCGCAGGTCAAGGGCTTCTGGGAGAAGTACTACTTCAAGCCGGGGAACGTCGGCTGGCCGGTCTTCGACACCGCCGTCGGCAAGATCGGCGTCTATATCTGCTACGACCGCCACTTCCCGGAAGGCTGGCGGCAGTTGGGCCTCAACGGCGCCCAGCTCGTCTACAACCCCTCCGCCACCTCCCGCGGCCTGTCCGCCTACCTCTGGCAACTGGAGCAGCCCGCGGCCGCGGTCGCCAATGAGTACTTCATCGCGGCGATCAACCGGGTCGGCGTCGAGGAGTACGGCGACAACGACTTCTACGGCACCAGCTACTTCGTCGACCCCCGGGGCCAGTTCGTCGGCGACGTCGCCAGCGACTCCAAGGAGGAACTGGTCATCCGCGACCTCGACTTCGCCCTGATCGACGAGGTCCGCCAGCAGTGGGCCTTCTACCGCGACCGCCGCCCCGACGCCTACGACGGGCTGGTGCAGCCATGA